In one window of Tachypleus tridentatus isolate NWPU-2018 chromosome 2, ASM421037v1, whole genome shotgun sequence DNA:
- the LOC143238790 gene encoding uncharacterized protein LOC143238790 has product MLKHLMNHWKTHRQKSPYVVSDDPFCCTDLSLGGSPDKNIYSVNRVNPIYQNSDSEESSSKSGNCRVKSDLKDVYKPQCSTCGSYPSTLSYPITRTLGDIYAPPSLLSSEIYQPFMEKKTSGEDGRDVSLRPQFNRRLTNNTKVADKVVPFLYDSQFQNSYGDFRTKRKRNIIDFHGPVSSETEDSGIQVGNSCASSLENEETAETGGVRYSLQSYNKNGISLIEPVICLKHDHLSVSKRVRKGHERNLSFSQPCVVRVKEQQMNSSSRKAKEQPDTFNETLDSGSREEQMKTYKDREEDTENVLDVDESLESEAAFATKNKDFNESQQFLNNVEKSTNQIKETPEFKAHKNSVISSESQLEFTSCNSELPHNPSVKGPKSPFSTRTSWHVCDQDGIGHLKQIPKITEPDRLVQVQNLSPMKRECNRGSRTSEKTVSILKSAPNNSSSSDFVSECPVCEQSSLDQKHLLRKFASEDKVTKKREIIQHNTDISGMDKWNKNQGTFRNSEREPPTKRIQQNKTAVSLCGQCGLNKTDRVSKQCEEYYNSLQETKSRQRSKISEGCTYCQKQRNQDPHTEYKTRNISCNGCVVENCKHSTDVTTRGNSVKLSCKNQGYNSGDSSVGFLREIDRDMVHDSCSSDTFQCRHPYMDTWSSKQE; this is encoded by the coding sequence ATGTTAAAGCACCTGATGAATCACTGGAAGACACATCGCCAGAAGTCGCCTTACGTCGTTTCTGACGATCCATTTTGCTGTACAGACTTATCGTTAGGAGGTTCACCGGACAAGAATATTTATTCCGTTAACCGAGTGAATcccatttatcagaatagtgattCAGAGGAATCTTCGTCCAAGAGTGGAAACTGTCGAGTGAAGTCTGATTTGAAAGACGTATATAAACCACAGTGTTCTACCTGTGGTTCCTACCCTTCCACATTATCTTATCCAATAACGCGGACACTTGGAGATATTTATGCTCCCCCATCCCTACTATCTTCTGAAATTTATCAACCATTTATGGAAAAGAAGACTTCTGGCGAAGATGGACGTGATGTCTCTCTCAGACCCCAGTTTAACCGACGtttaacaaataatactaaaGTTGCTGATAAAGTCGTGCCTTTTCTGTATGATAGCCAATTTCAAAACTCTTACGGGGACTTCAGAACAAAAAGGAAGAGAAACATTATTGATTTCCATGGACCTGTGTCATCGGAAACTGAGGACAGTGGTATTCAAGTGGGGAATTCTTGCGCGTCAAGTTTAGAAAACGAGGAAACAGCAGAAACAGGTGGTGTACGTTACTCGCTCCAGTCATATAATAAAAACGGTATATCTTTAATTGAACCCGTTATATGTCTGAAGCATGATCATCTTTCGGTTTCAAAAAGAGTTCGTAAAGGTCATGAAAGAAACTTGAGTTTCTCTCAGCCTTGTGTAGTCAGAGTAAAAGAGCAACAAATGAATTCATCAAGCAGGAAAGCAAAGGAGCAACCAGATACATTCAACGAAACCCTGGACAGTGGGTCGAGGGAAGAACAGATGAAGACTTATAAGGATCGGGAAGAAGATACTGAAAATGTGTTGGATGTGGATGAAAGTCTTGAATCTGAAGCTGCGTTTGCAACTAAAAACAAAGATTTCAATGAAAGTCAACAGTTTTTGAATAACGTTGAGAAGTCGACCAATCAGATTAAAGAAACGCCAGAATTTAAAGCACACAAAAATAGTGTTATAAGCTCAGAATCCCAGCTGGAATTTACCTCTTGTAATTCTGAACTACCTCATAATCCATCTGTGAAGGGACCCAAGTCTCCTTTTTCTACAAGAACATCGTGGCATGTTTGTGATCAAGATGGAATAGGTCATCTCAAGCAAATACCAAAAATTACGGAACCTGATAGGTTGGTCCAAGTGCAGAATCTGTCGCCCATGAAACGAGAATGTAACAGAGGTAGTCGAACCTCAGAAAAAACTGTTTCCATCCTAAAATCAGCTCCAAATAACAGCAGTTCTAGTGACTTTGTGTCCGAATGTCCTGTTTGTGAACAGTCCTCACTGGACCAAAAACATTTACTTCGAAAATTTGCTTCGGAAGACAAAGTgacaaagaaaagagaaataatacaacataatacTGATATCTCCGGTATGGATAAGTGGAATAAAAATCAAGGGACGTTTCGAAATTCGGAAAGAGAACCGCCAACAAAAAGAATACAACAAAACAAGACAGCTGTTAGTCTGTGTGGTCAGTGTGGGCTTAACAAGACAGATCGAGTGTCCAAGCAGTGTGAGGAATATTATAACAGCCTTCAAGAAACGAAAAGCCGACAACGATCTAAAATTTCGGAGGGATGCACATATTGCCAAAAGCAGCGTAACCAGGACCCTCATACAGAATATAAAACCAGAAACATTTCCTGTAATGGTTGTGTGGTCGAAAACTGTAAACATTCAACAGATGTGACCACACGAGGTAACTCAGTAAAATTAAGTTGTAAGAACCAAGGTTATAATTCTGGAGATTCATCAGTTGGGTTCCTTCGGGAGATTGATAGAGATATGGTTCATGACAGCTGTTCTTCTGACACGTTCCAGTGTCGACACCCTTATATGGACACTTGGAGTTCCAAGCAGGAGTAG